The following coding sequences are from one Megamonas funiformis window:
- a CDS encoding hydroxyacid dehydrogenase has product MAKVVISHKLHDDGMAVLERAGANVVITNSGKPKDMLPELLDADGLIIRIGSIDRETMLKCKNLKVIGRPGVGVDDVDVEAATELGIPVVIAPGANTRSVAEHAMAMMFACAKDMVRCDKEMRKGNFAIRSEYKAYELNGKVLGLIGCGHIGNILAEMATGIGMKVLVYDPFVKAEVVEAKGYGYRAEMEDILKEADVVSIHTPLTPKTKNMIGEKELKLMKSTGILINCARGGIINEEALCKALSENWIHSAATDVVVHEPISVDDPLFMHENIIVTPHMAGQTKEAASGVATMAAEGVMAVINGQKWDKVCNPKAYEHPRWNNK; this is encoded by the coding sequence ATGGCAAAAGTAGTTATTTCACATAAATTACATGATGATGGTATGGCAGTATTAGAAAGAGCAGGAGCTAATGTTGTTATTACTAATTCTGGAAAGCCTAAAGATATGCTTCCAGAATTGCTTGATGCAGATGGATTAATAATACGTATAGGCTCTATTGATCGAGAAACTATGCTAAAATGTAAAAATTTAAAAGTAATTGGAAGACCAGGTGTAGGTGTAGATGACGTGGATGTTGAAGCAGCAACAGAGTTAGGAATACCTGTAGTTATAGCTCCAGGAGCCAATACTCGTTCAGTAGCTGAACATGCAATGGCAATGATGTTTGCATGTGCTAAAGATATGGTTCGTTGTGATAAGGAAATGCGTAAAGGTAATTTTGCTATTAGAAGTGAATATAAAGCTTATGAATTAAATGGCAAAGTATTAGGTTTAATAGGTTGTGGACATATTGGTAATATTTTAGCTGAAATGGCTACAGGAATAGGTATGAAAGTTTTAGTATATGATCCATTTGTAAAAGCTGAAGTAGTTGAAGCTAAAGGTTATGGTTATAGAGCAGAAATGGAAGACATTTTAAAAGAAGCAGATGTAGTATCTATTCACACACCATTGACACCAAAAACTAAAAATATGATAGGTGAGAAAGAATTAAAATTAATGAAATCTACGGGCATTTTAATAAATTGTGCTCGAGGTGGAATTATAAATGAAGAAGCATTATGTAAAGCTTTATCAGAAAATTGGATTCATAGTGCTGCAACAGATGTAGTAGTGCATGAACCAATTAGCGTAGATGATCCATTATTTATGCATGAAAATATTATTGTAACGCCACATATGGCAGGTCAGACAAAAGAGGCTGCATCTGGTGTCGCAACTATGGCGGCAGAAGGTGTTATGGCTGTAATTAATGGTCAAAAATGGGATAAAGTATGTAATCCTAAAGCGTATGAACATCCTAGATGGAATAATAAATAA
- the pdxA gene encoding 4-hydroxythreonine-4-phosphate dehydrogenase PdxA — translation MMKRPILGITMGDAAGVGPEIIVKALNNVDIYKIAKPLVFGDAKIINRAIDIIGVDIKCNIIDNPEKGKYQAGIIDIIDLDNLPVDLPFAKVDGRAGKAAYEYIESAVKYTMKNEIHAIVTAPLNKEALNLGGVHYPGHTEILGHLTGQKDFSMMLTSPKLRVIHVSTHIALHDVPKVVKKERISKVIDLAQETLKLMGFDEPRIAVAGLNPHCGEGGLFGDEDEKEIVPAIKEAQAKGYNVTGPVPPDSVFHRAANLDEFDIVVVMYHDQGHIPIKVLGFDSGVNVTVGLPCIRTSVDHGTAFPVAGTGKASENSMLEALRLGAQMAKVKFYDLLSK, via the coding sequence ATGATGAAAAGACCTATTTTAGGAATAACTATGGGTGATGCAGCAGGTGTTGGTCCAGAAATTATAGTAAAAGCTTTAAATAATGTAGATATCTATAAAATAGCAAAACCATTAGTTTTTGGTGATGCTAAAATTATTAATCGCGCTATAGATATTATTGGAGTAGATATTAAATGTAATATCATTGATAATCCAGAGAAAGGAAAATATCAAGCGGGTATAATTGATATTATAGATTTGGATAATTTACCAGTAGATTTACCATTTGCTAAAGTTGATGGTAGAGCAGGTAAAGCTGCTTATGAATATATAGAAAGTGCAGTAAAATATACTATGAAAAATGAAATACATGCAATTGTTACTGCACCATTAAATAAAGAAGCATTAAATCTAGGTGGTGTACATTATCCAGGACATACGGAAATTTTAGGACATTTAACAGGTCAAAAAGATTTTTCAATGATGTTAACAAGCCCAAAACTTCGCGTAATTCATGTATCAACACATATTGCATTACATGATGTTCCCAAAGTAGTAAAAAAAGAACGTATTAGTAAAGTTATTGATTTAGCACAAGAAACTTTAAAATTAATGGGATTTGATGAACCAAGAATTGCAGTTGCTGGATTAAATCCACATTGTGGTGAAGGTGGATTATTTGGAGATGAAGATGAAAAAGAGATTGTACCGGCAATAAAAGAAGCGCAAGCTAAAGGTTATAATGTAACAGGGCCAGTGCCACCAGATAGTGTATTTCATCGTGCAGCTAATTTAGATGAATTTGATATTGTAGTAGTTATGTATCATGATCAAGGTCATATACCAATTAAAGTATTAGGTTTTGATAGTGGTGTAAATGTTACTGTAGGATTACCATGTATTAGAACCTCTGTTGATCATGGAACAGCTTTTCCGGTAGCAGGAACAGGTAAAGCAAGTGAAAATAGTATGTTAGAAGCTTTGAGATTAGGTGCGCAGATGGCAAAGGTTAAATTTTATGATTTATTAAGTAAATAA
- a CDS encoding MetQ/NlpA family ABC transporter substrate-binding protein, whose protein sequence is MKKYTFFALLFIFSLFITGCGISTQKEIRIGATSGPHAEIAEIVAKEANKQGLNVKVVEFSDYITPDLALSDGEVELAAYQHEPFLNNFNENKGTDLTSIGKTIIMPMGIYSNKIHNMIDISNGATVSIPNDPTNAGRALMLLEKAGLIKLKNGLEFKSTVKDIIDNPKNLKFQELEAAQLPRSLEDVDIAVITMNYVMSAGLNVEKQGIFFEDKNEPLAVVILATRKEDKDNPDYKKILDIYHSDVVKTFINEHFKGTITSAD, encoded by the coding sequence ATGAAAAAATATACCTTTTTTGCACTATTATTTATATTTTCATTATTTATTACAGGTTGTGGGATAAGTACTCAAAAAGAAATTCGCATAGGTGCAACTTCTGGACCACATGCAGAAATAGCAGAGATTGTTGCTAAAGAAGCAAATAAACAAGGTCTTAATGTTAAAGTTGTTGAATTCTCAGATTACATAACGCCAGATTTGGCACTATCTGATGGAGAGGTGGAACTTGCTGCTTATCAACATGAACCTTTTCTTAATAATTTTAATGAAAATAAAGGTACTGATTTAACATCCATAGGAAAAACTATTATTATGCCAATGGGAATATATAGTAATAAAATTCATAATATGATAGATATTTCAAATGGAGCAACTGTTTCAATTCCTAATGATCCTACAAATGCTGGGAGAGCATTGATGCTTTTAGAAAAAGCTGGTCTTATTAAATTAAAAAATGGATTAGAATTTAAAAGTACAGTTAAGGATATAATAGATAATCCTAAAAATTTAAAGTTTCAAGAGCTTGAAGCAGCACAACTTCCGCGTAGTTTAGAAGATGTAGACATAGCTGTAATAACAATGAATTACGTAATGAGTGCTGGGTTGAATGTAGAAAAACAGGGGATTTTCTTTGAAGATAAAAATGAACCATTAGCAGTTGTAATACTTGCAACACGTAAAGAGGATAAGGATAATCCTGATTATAAAAAGATTTTAGATATTTATCATTCTGATGTTGTAAAAACTTTTATAAATGAGCATTTTAAAGGAACAATTACTTCAGCTGATTAA
- a CDS encoding pyridoxal phosphate-dependent aminotransferase, protein MYELSKRTSNFSDSVIRRMTRIANKYDAINLSQGFPDFAPPKEITDRLAEVAKMGPHQYAITWGAQNFREALARKHEHFSGMKIDPDSEIVVTCGSTEAMMASMMSIINPRDKVAIFSPFYENYGADTILSGAEPIYIPLVPPDFNFDVNLLEEAFRSGAKALILCNPSNPCGKVFTRKELENIAELAIKYDAYVITDEVYEHIIYEPHKHVYMATLPGMRERTIICNSLSKTYSITGWRLGYVIAPPNIIDRVKKVHDFLTVGAAAPLMEAAVVGLNFSDGYYKELQDHYTHMKKLFVGGLANLGFQFTEPQGAYYVLMDVSEFGVKDDYKFAEWMTANVGVAAVPGSSFFHEDVHNLIRFHFAKEDATLNEALTRLETLKKKVNNAQNIDWR, encoded by the coding sequence ATGTATGAACTCAGTAAGCGTACATCAAATTTTAGTGATTCGGTTATAAGACGTATGACGCGTATTGCTAATAAATATGATGCAATTAATCTTTCACAAGGTTTTCCAGATTTTGCACCACCAAAAGAAATTACAGATAGGTTAGCTGAAGTGGCAAAAATGGGGCCACATCAATATGCAATTACATGGGGTGCACAAAATTTTCGTGAAGCTTTAGCACGAAAACATGAACATTTTTCAGGTATGAAAATCGATCCTGATAGTGAGATTGTTGTTACTTGTGGGAGTACAGAAGCAATGATGGCTTCAATGATGTCAATTATAAATCCTAGAGATAAAGTTGCAATTTTTTCTCCGTTTTATGAAAATTATGGAGCTGATACAATTCTTTCCGGAGCAGAGCCTATATATATTCCGCTAGTTCCACCAGATTTTAATTTTGATGTAAATTTATTAGAAGAAGCATTTCGTAGCGGTGCTAAAGCACTTATTCTTTGTAATCCGTCAAATCCATGCGGAAAAGTATTTACACGTAAAGAACTTGAAAATATTGCTGAACTTGCAATTAAATATGATGCATATGTTATTACTGATGAAGTATATGAACATATTATTTATGAACCTCATAAACATGTATATATGGCTACATTGCCAGGTATGCGTGAACGAACAATCATATGTAATTCACTTTCCAAAACGTATTCTATTACAGGTTGGCGATTGGGATATGTCATAGCTCCACCAAATATCATTGATCGAGTTAAAAAAGTCCATGACTTTTTAACTGTTGGTGCAGCAGCACCACTTATGGAAGCAGCTGTAGTAGGTTTAAATTTTTCAGATGGATATTATAAAGAACTTCAAGATCATTATACGCATATGAAGAAACTTTTTGTGGGAGGATTAGCAAATTTAGGCTTTCAATTTACTGAACCACAAGGGGCATATTATGTGCTTATGGATGTTTCAGAATTTGGCGTAAAAGATGATTATAAATTTGCTGAATGGATGACAGCAAATGTAGGAGTGGCAGCTGTACCTGGTTCTAGTTTCTTCCATGAAGATGTACACAATTTAATTCGTTTTCATTTTGCAAAAGAAGATGCAACTCTTAATGAAGCACTCACAAGATTGGAAACACTAAAGAAAAAAGTTAATAATGCTCAAAATATAGATTGGAGATAA
- a CDS encoding four-carbon acid sugar kinase family protein, translated as MIKLAVIADDLTGANDTALQFAKRNIKSSVEINFMKMEDVEDKEVIVVDTDSRDLDKELSYKKVKDICEKISKYDIKCIYKKIDSTLRGNLGAEIKAVDDVFNPDIVIIAPAYPANQRVTIGGYHLLEGKPIELTEIANAPKTPVKKSYLPSILTEQVNEKIAILDFKLLRQRTDIISKKIVEFLQEKKRWIVCDIIEEENFITLMDAVSSYKNILWVGSAGLAEYLPYFYKWKGNKELFMKKRKGSVLVCAGSVSHITQNQVRTLLNQRKINLVKINMVRLLEDKNSELIEKSQIINQLIREQKNILLATAQSDDEVEKAIEIGKKYNLSRKEISEKIATIMAELIKSIEVNSLSGMILTGGDMAVHICRAIGVNSIKIISEIDNGVPLGYIESDNLEKLFIVTKAGAFGKPDVFIKSIRAIEEFGVKY; from the coding sequence ATGATAAAATTAGCTGTTATTGCAGATGATTTGACGGGAGCAAATGATACAGCTTTGCAATTTGCTAAAAGAAATATAAAATCTAGTGTAGAAATAAATTTTATGAAGATGGAAGATGTTGAAGATAAAGAAGTTATTGTGGTAGATACAGATAGTAGAGATTTAGATAAAGAGTTGTCATATAAGAAAGTAAAAGATATTTGTGAAAAGATATCTAAATATGATATTAAATGTATATATAAAAAAATTGATTCAACACTACGAGGTAATTTAGGTGCAGAAATAAAAGCAGTTGATGATGTGTTTAATCCTGATATAGTGATAATAGCGCCAGCGTATCCAGCAAATCAAAGAGTTACAATAGGTGGATATCATTTATTAGAAGGTAAGCCTATAGAGCTTACAGAAATAGCTAATGCACCAAAAACTCCAGTAAAAAAATCGTATTTACCATCTATTTTAACAGAACAAGTAAATGAAAAAATAGCGATACTAGATTTTAAATTGCTTCGTCAAAGAACAGATATAATTAGTAAAAAAATAGTAGAATTTTTACAAGAAAAAAAACGTTGGATTGTTTGTGATATTATTGAAGAAGAAAATTTTATAACTTTAATGGATGCTGTGAGTAGTTATAAAAATATTTTGTGGGTGGGGTCAGCAGGATTAGCAGAATATCTACCATATTTTTATAAATGGAAAGGTAATAAAGAGCTATTTATGAAAAAACGTAAGGGGTCTGTATTAGTTTGTGCGGGAAGTGTCAGTCATATTACGCAGAATCAAGTGCGAACATTGTTAAATCAGAGAAAAATAAATTTAGTAAAAATAAATATGGTTAGATTATTAGAAGATAAAAATAGTGAATTGATAGAAAAATCACAGATTATAAATCAATTAATTAGAGAACAAAAAAATATATTGTTAGCTACTGCACAATCAGATGATGAAGTTGAAAAAGCAATAGAAATTGGTAAAAAATATAATTTATCAAGAAAAGAAATCAGTGAAAAAATTGCTACTATTATGGCAGAATTAATAAAAAGTATTGAAGTAAATAGTTTATCAGGAATGATTTTAACTGGTGGAGATATGGCTGTGCATATTTGTCGCGCTATTGGTGTAAATAGTATAAAAATCATATCAGAAATTGATAATGGTGTGCCTTTAGGATATATTGAAAGTGATAATTTAGAAAAACTTTTTATTGTGACAAAAGCAGGAGCTTTTGGAAAGCCTGATGTATTTATAAAATCAATACGAGCTATTGAAGAATTTGGAGTAAAATATTAG
- a CDS encoding sigma-54-dependent Fis family transcriptional regulator encodes MKEQVLFIAPFKKLAEDAYLVIEERFSDKKDLFKVVEADLVEAEEVVKKYINDGIEVIVSRGGTASLLEKEVDIPMVYIQVTITDILQSLLELKKMPDNIGIAGFENMIYGVEEIAKILNTNFVEILISKAEEADMKINRAINRGIDFIVGDAISVKLAKKYGINGKFINSGKESIYRALQEALLIAKVRRQDEHKSEMIRTIIQKSHDGIIATNEENRISLFNPEAEKIFHRIKYEVLGKKLEDICSSINEKKLNEEEELLINIYNKQYLIKKSSIYVKDVNKGSIYSLQNISEMQKLERNIRKKLSSKGLVAKYSLEDTIGKSPACVKMKNKAKKYALTNSTILITGESGTGKEMLVQGIHNISDRAQGPFVALNCAALPENLLESELFGYVDGAFTGAKRGGRQGMFELAHGGTLFLDEIGEMPLSLQSRILRVLQEREVMPLGGESIIPIDVRIIAATNQNLSKMVEEGKFRSDLYYRLNILRIHMPTLAERKEDIPLLADKLLQKMQYINLNLKSITEEAKSFLSNCKWPGNIRQFVNMMERIMLLTDGDTITKQDVINAYEDDKESLISNEKEIIECTESINTVDKNLAQMEIELLHKILVEENYNYTKAAKRLGIHRTTLWRKLKNK; translated from the coding sequence ATGAAAGAACAAGTTTTATTTATTGCACCTTTTAAAAAATTAGCAGAAGATGCTTATTTAGTTATTGAAGAGAGGTTTTCAGATAAAAAGGATTTATTTAAAGTTGTTGAAGCTGATTTAGTAGAAGCAGAAGAAGTAGTAAAAAAATATATTAATGATGGTATAGAAGTTATTGTTAGTAGAGGTGGAACAGCATCTTTATTGGAAAAAGAAGTTGATATCCCTATGGTGTATATACAAGTTACTATTACTGATATTTTACAATCATTGTTAGAATTAAAGAAAATGCCAGATAATATTGGAATAGCGGGTTTTGAAAATATGATCTATGGTGTAGAAGAGATTGCTAAAATATTAAATACTAATTTTGTGGAGATTCTAATAAGTAAAGCAGAAGAAGCAGATATGAAAATAAATAGAGCTATTAATAGGGGTATAGATTTTATTGTAGGTGATGCCATTTCTGTAAAATTAGCTAAAAAATATGGTATAAATGGAAAATTTATTAATTCGGGAAAAGAATCTATTTATCGTGCATTACAAGAAGCTTTATTAATAGCAAAAGTACGTCGTCAAGATGAACATAAATCTGAAATGATAAGAACAATAATTCAAAAATCGCATGATGGAATTATTGCAACAAATGAGGAAAATCGTATAAGTTTATTTAATCCAGAAGCAGAAAAAATTTTTCATAGAATAAAATATGAAGTTTTAGGAAAAAAACTAGAAGATATTTGTTCATCGATTAATGAAAAAAAATTAAATGAAGAAGAAGAATTATTAATAAATATATATAATAAGCAGTATTTAATAAAAAAATCTTCAATATATGTAAAAGATGTAAATAAAGGAAGTATATATTCATTACAAAATATTTCTGAAATGCAAAAATTAGAACGTAATATTCGTAAAAAATTATCTTCTAAAGGATTAGTGGCAAAGTATTCTTTAGAAGATACAATTGGAAAATCACCAGCTTGTGTTAAGATGAAAAATAAAGCTAAGAAATATGCTTTAACTAATTCAACTATTTTAATTACAGGAGAATCAGGCACGGGTAAAGAGATGTTAGTTCAAGGAATTCATAATATAAGCGATAGAGCTCAAGGTCCTTTTGTAGCATTAAATTGTGCAGCATTACCTGAAAATTTATTAGAATCTGAGTTATTTGGTTATGTAGATGGTGCATTTACTGGTGCTAAACGTGGTGGTAGACAAGGGATGTTTGAATTAGCTCATGGAGGCACATTATTTTTAGATGAGATTGGTGAAATGCCTTTATCTTTGCAATCTAGAATTTTAAGAGTATTGCAAGAACGTGAAGTAATGCCTTTAGGTGGTGAAAGTATAATTCCTATAGATGTTAGAATTATTGCTGCGACTAATCAAAACTTATCGAAAATGGTAGAAGAAGGAAAGTTTCGTAGTGATTTGTATTATCGTTTAAATATTTTACGAATACATATGCCGACTTTAGCTGAAAGAAAAGAAGATATTCCTTTATTAGCAGATAAACTATTACAAAAGATGCAATATATAAATCTTAATTTAAAAAGTATAACAGAAGAAGCTAAGTCATTTTTAAGTAATTGTAAATGGCCAGGAAATATTAGACAGTTTGTTAATATGATGGAACGTATAATGTTACTTACAGATGGAGATACTATTACTAAACAAGATGTAATAAATGCTTATGAAGATGATAAAGAAAGTTTAATCTCAAATGAAAAAGAAATAATTGAATGTACCGAATCAATTAATACTGTAGATAAAAATTTAGCACAAATGGAAATAGAATTATTGCATAAAATTTTAGTTGAGGAAAATTATAATTATACTAAAGCCGCAAAAAGATTGGGAATTCATAGAACAACTCTTTGGCGAAAGTTAAAAAATAAATAA
- a CDS encoding MFS transporter: MLERDLNSEKKTNARWNIFFMLAIICTINYIDRAVISVCMPQITEELAFSPETVGAILSAFFWGYALMQIPCGWLCDRFKPGKILLIGGLCWGIFQIFTGLISSSKLFMFIRTLLGVSEAPIYPAGAKLQSIWLPATERSRGSALVDVGSSLGNAFGAPLVALFVLWLDGWREALIAIGILTAIIVLICGRRLMTTPDTNKNVNQAERDYIKKALEEEWKANQIDNKKEKIKVELKQYFKHKSFWGMCFGFTCGNCIAYGLMTWGPMYLATVHHLDIKELGGALFIIYGVSVLGGLLGGTITDTLKRKFGKEKYNKIMHGNLLLIGVATGGAMLLLSQSTSIYMAIICITVALFFQKWSGCLYWTVPATLAQRNNIGTVGGCMNCVGNIGGAIIPLVIGAIVGSTGSYFLAILLFACFGLGIGLCSLVINFNKKIGE, from the coding sequence ATGTTAGAGAGAGATTTAAATAGTGAAAAAAAGACGAATGCAAGATGGAATATTTTCTTTATGTTAGCAATAATTTGTACTATTAATTATATTGATAGAGCTGTTATATCTGTTTGTATGCCACAGATAACAGAAGAATTAGCTTTTTCACCAGAGACTGTAGGAGCAATACTAAGTGCATTTTTTTGGGGCTATGCATTAATGCAAATTCCTTGTGGTTGGCTTTGTGATAGATTTAAGCCAGGTAAAATTTTATTAATAGGTGGTTTATGTTGGGGGATTTTCCAAATATTTACAGGGCTAATTAGTAGTAGTAAATTATTTATGTTTATTAGAACATTATTAGGTGTTTCAGAAGCACCTATATATCCAGCAGGAGCTAAATTACAATCTATATGGCTTCCAGCAACTGAGCGTTCTCGTGGCAGCGCACTTGTAGATGTAGGATCATCTTTAGGAAATGCTTTTGGTGCACCGCTTGTAGCTTTATTTGTATTATGGTTAGATGGTTGGCGTGAAGCTCTTATTGCTATTGGTATTTTAACGGCAATAATTGTACTTATATGTGGAAGAAGATTAATGACAACACCAGATACAAATAAGAATGTTAATCAAGCCGAACGTGATTATATAAAAAAGGCACTAGAAGAAGAATGGAAAGCTAACCAGATTGATAATAAAAAAGAAAAAATAAAAGTTGAATTAAAACAATATTTCAAGCATAAAAGTTTTTGGGGAATGTGTTTTGGTTTTACTTGTGGTAATTGTATTGCTTATGGATTAATGACATGGGGACCAATGTATTTAGCTACAGTACATCATCTGGATATAAAAGAATTAGGAGGAGCTTTATTTATAATTTATGGTGTGAGTGTATTAGGTGGATTATTAGGCGGTACAATTACAGATACATTAAAACGAAAATTTGGTAAAGAGAAATATAATAAAATTATGCATGGAAATTTATTATTAATTGGTGTAGCTACTGGTGGAGCAATGTTATTGTTAAGTCAATCAACTTCTATATATATGGCAATTATTTGTATTACTGTAGCATTGTTTTTTCAAAAATGGTCTGGATGTTTATATTGGACTGTACCAGCAACATTAGCACAACGTAATAATATTGGTACGGTTGGAGGCTGTATGAACTGTGTGGGTAATATTGGTGGGGCAATAATTCCATTAGTAATAGGAGCAATAGTTGGTTCTACTGGTTCATATTTTTTAGCAATATTGTTATTTGCATGTTTTGGCTTGGGTATAGGATTATGTTCTTTAGTGATTAATTTTAATAAAAAAATTGGTGAATAA
- a CDS encoding iron-containing alcohol dehydrogenase: MQSYQLTIPSNIYAGKDSIDNLVDIIDKENVNSILVFTDKGVRAVGLCNKVEEICKTVQYRIIDDLTAEPAVADVERVINEVGSIKYDLIIGVGGGSVMDASKLASIILGADYSLRDLLKDSSIAKKQIKTVMIPTTCGTGSEATCNAIVAIPEQESKQGIVNNCMIPDYVILDVNMIAKLPPKIIAATGVDALAHVVECFTSKKATILSDTYAKEGACKIFHNIRKAYNNADDLEAKAEMMLGAFYGGVAITGSGTTAVHALSYPLGGKYHIAHGVSNAILFAYVMEFNKDGCKDRLAMLCDAVYPELAVKSIDEKADYIIKEIADIVKDTNIPTSLEEFGVKPDDLDFLVQAGSQQTRLLVNNCKELSLDDIRYIYKKVM; the protein is encoded by the coding sequence ATGCAATCATATCAATTAACAATACCATCGAATATTTATGCAGGTAAAGATAGTATAGATAACTTAGTAGATATCATAGATAAAGAAAATGTAAATTCTATTTTAGTATTTACAGATAAAGGTGTCCGTGCTGTAGGTTTATGTAATAAAGTAGAAGAAATTTGTAAAACAGTACAATATAGAATTATTGATGATTTAACAGCAGAACCAGCTGTAGCTGATGTAGAACGTGTAATTAATGAGGTAGGTAGTATAAAATATGATTTAATTATTGGTGTTGGTGGTGGAAGTGTAATGGATGCTTCTAAACTTGCCAGTATTATTTTAGGTGCTGATTATAGTTTACGCGATTTATTAAAAGATAGTAGTATTGCAAAAAAACAAATAAAAACAGTAATGATTCCTACAACATGTGGAACAGGTTCAGAAGCCACTTGTAATGCAATTGTTGCTATTCCTGAACAGGAATCAAAACAAGGAATAGTAAATAATTGTATGATACCGGATTATGTAATATTGGATGTTAATATGATTGCAAAATTACCACCTAAAATTATTGCAGCAACAGGTGTAGATGCTTTAGCACATGTAGTAGAATGTTTTACTTCTAAGAAAGCTACTATACTTAGTGACACATATGCTAAAGAAGGAGCATGTAAAATCTTTCATAATATTAGAAAAGCATACAATAACGCAGATGATTTAGAAGCTAAGGCTGAAATGATGTTGGGAGCTTTTTATGGTGGTGTAGCAATTACAGGTTCAGGTACGACAGCAGTACATGCATTATCTTATCCTCTTGGTGGTAAGTATCATATAGCACATGGTGTTTCTAATGCTATTTTATTTGCATATGTAATGGAATTTAATAAAGATGGTTGTAAAGATAGATTAGCAATGCTTTGTGATGCTGTATATCCAGAATTAGCAGTGAAATCTATTGATGAAAAAGCGGATTATATTATTAAAGAAATTGCAGATATTGTGAAAGATACAAATATCCCAACTAGTTTGGAAGAATTTGGGGTTAAACCAGATGATTTAGATTTTTTAGTTCAAGCAGGTAGTCAACAAACACGTTTACTTGTAAATAATTGTAAAGAGTTATCGTTAGATGATATTCGTTATATTTATAAAAAAGTAATGTAA
- the dapA gene encoding 4-hydroxy-tetrahydrodipicolinate synthase, which yields MFEAKGLITPVLTALDENEKFNPTAYKDFINMLIEAGVHGIFPLGTNGEFYAFNNDEKYEIIKTAVEAVNGRVPVYAGTGCVTTKETIEFSLKVKDLGVDCLSVISPYFVSVSQDDIYNHFSAVAKAVDMPILLYNIPARTGNNIDFKTVKKLMEFENIIGIKDSSGNFDNTLKYIENTNSRINVLAGSDSLILWTLMAGGTGAISGCSNVFPELMVSIYNYFIKGDIEKANEAQKKIRPFRNVMQMGNPNSVVKLAVNLRGFNVGPARRPSNCTDPKIIEALKEVFKQY from the coding sequence ATGTTTGAAGCAAAAGGTCTTATTACACCAGTTTTAACCGCATTAGATGAAAATGAAAAATTTAATCCTACAGCATATAAAGATTTTATAAATATGCTAATTGAAGCAGGTGTTCATGGTATTTTTCCATTAGGAACAAATGGAGAATTTTATGCATTTAATAATGATGAAAAATATGAAATTATAAAAACAGCAGTAGAGGCTGTAAATGGTCGTGTACCTGTCTATGCTGGTACTGGCTGTGTTACGACAAAAGAAACAATTGAATTTTCATTAAAGGTAAAAGATTTGGGAGTAGATTGTTTATCTGTAATTTCTCCATATTTTGTATCAGTTAGTCAAGATGATATTTATAATCACTTTAGTGCAGTTGCAAAAGCTGTAGATATGCCAATACTTTTATATAATATACCAGCAAGAACTGGCAATAATATTGATTTTAAAACAGTAAAAAAATTAATGGAATTTGAAAATATTATCGGTATTAAGGATAGTAGTGGAAACTTTGATAATACATTAAAATATATTGAAAATACAAATTCTAGAATTAATGTATTGGCAGGAAGTGATTCACTTATATTATGGACACTTATGGCAGGTGGTACAGGAGCAATATCAGGTTGTTCAAATGTATTTCCGGAATTAATGGTTAGTATTTATAATTATTTTATTAAAGGCGATATTGAAAAAGCAAATGAAGCACAAAAGAAAATTCGTCCATTTAGAAATGTGATGCAAATGGGAAATCCGAATTCTGTAGTTAAATTGGCAGTAAATTTACGTGGCTTTAATGTAGGACCAGCAAGAAGACCATCTAATTGTACTGATCCTAAAATTATAGAAGCATTAAAAGAAGTTTTTAAACAATATTAA